One segment of Natronosalvus halobius DNA contains the following:
- a CDS encoding multicopper oxidase domain-containing protein, with product MADHIGAPGTGISRRQYLAATGGTGAAVLAGCQSPMNLNSKAATQSDLPTTSPPSVVQVDDQGGEVTLRSVTSRHPVHPLESMGGPIEFPQVWAFQADDREPSVPGPILRTTEGNDMEVTLDNTDGSHPHTLHFHGSHKTWENDGVPTTTGIRVDPGEKHTYTIPANVPGTHLYHCHYQTNRHIDMGMYGIFRVDPKGYEPADKEYFMTVKDWDSRVPRQMNGEDIEYSPRQRNPDVFTINGKSLPRTLHPEDGSPMIVDSGDTVRLHFVNAGYMSHPLHTHNHRFRLVEKDGGQIPEAAQYERDITNVAPAERHTIEFEANADPGIYLAHCHKVDHAMNRNFYPGGMVSAIVYRDVMDTDIFSDLMGYAGYEG from the coding sequence ATGGCCGATCACATCGGAGCCCCTGGAACTGGCATCTCGCGGCGACAATATCTGGCTGCAACCGGCGGAACTGGCGCTGCCGTCCTCGCTGGCTGTCAGTCACCGATGAACCTGAATTCGAAAGCAGCCACCCAGTCAGACCTCCCGACGACGAGCCCACCGTCGGTCGTCCAGGTCGACGACCAGGGCGGAGAAGTCACGCTTCGGAGCGTCACCTCCCGACACCCTGTGCACCCGCTCGAGTCGATGGGCGGTCCAATCGAGTTCCCACAGGTCTGGGCGTTCCAGGCCGACGACAGGGAACCCAGCGTTCCGGGGCCGATCCTGCGAACGACCGAGGGCAACGACATGGAAGTGACGCTCGACAACACGGACGGGAGTCACCCGCACACGCTTCACTTTCACGGCTCACACAAGACCTGGGAGAACGACGGCGTGCCGACGACGACGGGTATTCGCGTCGACCCGGGCGAGAAACACACCTACACGATCCCGGCGAACGTCCCGGGGACACACCTCTACCACTGTCACTATCAGACGAACAGGCACATCGACATGGGGATGTACGGAATCTTCCGCGTCGATCCGAAGGGGTACGAACCAGCCGACAAGGAGTACTTCATGACGGTCAAGGACTGGGATTCACGCGTTCCTAGACAGATGAACGGCGAGGACATCGAGTACAGCCCTCGCCAGCGTAATCCCGACGTGTTCACGATCAATGGAAAGAGCCTGCCCCGGACGCTCCACCCCGAAGACGGTTCGCCGATGATCGTCGATTCGGGCGACACGGTCAGGCTCCACTTCGTCAACGCGGGGTACATGTCTCACCCGTTGCACACGCACAACCACCGTTTCCGTCTGGTCGAGAAAGACGGCGGCCAGATACCCGAAGCGGCGCAGTACGAGCGCGACATCACCAACGTCGCGCCCGCGGAGCGCCATACGATCGAGTTCGAAGCGAACGCCGACCCGGGAATTTACCTGGCGCACTGCCACAAAGTCGATCACGCGATGAACAGGAACTTCTACCCCGGTGGTATGGTCAGTGCGATCGTCTACCGCGACGTCATGGACACCGACATCTTCAGCGACCTCATGGGGTACGCAGGCTACGAGGGCTGA
- a CDS encoding 50S ribosomal protein L11, whose protein sequence is MAGTIEALVPGGQANPGPPLGPELGPTPVDVQAVVNDINEQTAAFDGTEVPVTIEYEDDGSYSIDVGVPPTAALVKDEAGFDTGSGEPQKDFVADLSIDQVKTIAEQKKPDLLAYDTKNAAKEVVGTCASMGVTIEGVDAREFKAKVDDGEYDDALVE, encoded by the coding sequence ATGGCTGGAACCATCGAAGCGCTCGTACCGGGTGGCCAGGCCAATCCTGGCCCACCGCTCGGTCCCGAGCTCGGACCGACGCCCGTCGACGTACAGGCGGTCGTCAACGACATCAACGAACAGACCGCGGCCTTCGACGGCACCGAAGTACCGGTTACCATCGAGTACGAGGACGACGGCAGCTACTCGATCGACGTCGGTGTCCCACCGACGGCCGCTCTCGTCAAGGACGAGGCCGGATTCGACACGGGAAGCGGCGAACCCCAGAAGGACTTCGTCGCCGACCTCTCGATCGATCAGGTCAAAACGATCGCCGAGCAGAAGAAACCCGACCTGCTCGCCTACGACACGAAGAACGCGGCCAAAGAGGTCGTCGGCACCTGCGCCTCGATGGGCGTCACAATCGAAGGCGTCGATGCTCGCGAGTTCAAAGCGAAAGTCGACGACGGCGAGTACGACGACGCTCTCGTCGAGTGA
- a CDS encoding orc1/cdc6 family replication initiation protein — MPLFDRDTSIFSDEDVLREDYQPESIQERDEEIDTYMASLQPVINGAQPRNLFLYGKAGVGKTAVTRYLLSHLERDVDAYDDVALTVVWLNCNNLSSSYQVAANLVNELRPPSQQISTTGYPRQTVFDMLYTELESIGGTVLIVLDEIDHIGDDDGILYELPRARANGYLSSVKPGIIGISNDLSFHDSLSPKVKDTLCEEEVHFPPYTAGELRSILEQRAENALYETAYETNVLSLCAALAAQDTGSARQALDLLYKAGDITRAADETTIRESHVRDAQQALERGQIRQGMMELTRHGHLALAAVLSIAIGDETPARVREIYPEYSAIAERFGTKPLVRRRMHDHLSDLAMQGILKRYARNHGRSGGQYYEYDLDVTLELALDVVDELEDVDISLEAVRGAKLRGLR; from the coding sequence ATGCCGCTGTTCGATCGGGACACGTCAATTTTCTCTGACGAGGACGTGCTACGGGAGGACTATCAACCGGAGTCGATCCAGGAACGGGACGAAGAGATCGACACGTACATGGCTTCTCTCCAGCCCGTCATCAACGGAGCACAGCCACGAAACCTGTTTCTCTACGGCAAGGCCGGCGTCGGGAAGACAGCCGTCACCCGCTATCTCCTCTCCCATCTCGAGCGTGACGTCGACGCCTACGACGACGTCGCGTTGACCGTCGTCTGGCTCAACTGTAACAACCTCTCTTCTTCCTACCAGGTCGCCGCGAATCTCGTCAACGAACTGCGACCGCCAAGCCAACAGATCAGCACGACCGGCTACCCTCGCCAGACCGTCTTCGATATGCTCTACACCGAACTCGAGAGCATCGGCGGAACCGTCCTGATTGTCCTGGACGAGATCGATCACATCGGCGACGACGATGGCATCCTCTACGAACTCCCACGCGCTCGTGCGAACGGCTACCTCTCGTCGGTCAAACCCGGTATCATCGGCATCAGTAACGACCTGAGCTTTCACGACAGTCTCTCCCCGAAGGTCAAGGACACCCTCTGTGAGGAGGAAGTTCACTTTCCGCCGTACACCGCCGGCGAGTTGCGCTCGATTCTCGAGCAACGAGCGGAGAACGCCCTGTACGAAACCGCCTACGAAACGAACGTGCTCTCGCTGTGTGCAGCACTCGCCGCCCAGGACACCGGTAGTGCGAGGCAGGCACTGGATTTGCTCTACAAGGCAGGGGACATCACGCGAGCTGCCGACGAGACGACCATTAGAGAGTCTCACGTGCGCGACGCCCAGCAGGCGCTCGAGCGTGGACAGATCCGCCAGGGAATGATGGAGTTGACTCGACACGGTCACCTGGCGCTGGCGGCGGTGCTCAGCATCGCGATCGGTGACGAGACGCCTGCCCGCGTTCGCGAAATCTACCCTGAGTACTCGGCGATCGCCGAACGGTTCGGGACGAAGCCCCTCGTTCGGCGACGGATGCACGATCACCTCTCCGATCTGGCCATGCAAGGTATTTTGAAGCGGTACGCCCGTAATCACGGTCGATCGGGCGGCCAGTACTACGAGTACGATCTCGACGTGACCCTCGAGTTGGCCCTCGACGTCGTCGACGAACTCGAGGACGTCGACATCTCGCTCGAGGCGGTTCGAGGCGCAAAACTGCGGGGATTACGATGA
- the rpl12p gene encoding 50S ribosomal protein P1, with translation MEYVYAALILNETDEEINEDNLTGVLEAAGVEVEESRVKALVAALEDVDIDEAVSEAAAVPAAGAAAGGAAAAGADEGEAEEAEETSDVPDTTDDDDDEEEEASGEGLGELFG, from the coding sequence ATGGAATACGTTTACGCAGCACTCATCCTGAACGAGACCGACGAAGAGATCAACGAAGACAACCTGACCGGCGTGCTCGAGGCCGCCGGCGTCGAAGTCGAGGAGTCCCGCGTCAAGGCGCTCGTCGCCGCACTCGAGGACGTCGATATCGACGAGGCCGTCTCCGAGGCTGCCGCGGTCCCCGCTGCCGGCGCTGCCGCCGGCGGTGCGGCTGCTGCTGGTGCCGACGAGGGCGAGGCCGAGGAAGCCGAAGAGACCAGCGACGTGCCGGACACGACGGACGACGACGATGACGAGGAAGAGGAGGCCAGCGGCGAGGGCCTCGGCGAACTCTTCGGCTAA
- a CDS encoding 50S ribosomal protein L10, translating to MSAEAQAEAERKTENLPEWKREEVDELETLIDEYESVGVIGITGIPSKQLQDMRRGLHGTAVVRVSRNTLQRRALESGGLDDLVEHVDGQVGLVATNANPFALYKELEASKTPAPINAGEVAPNDIVIPEGDTGVDPGPFVGELQQIGANARIEEGSIQVMEDSTVLEAGEEVSADLANVLNELGIEPKEVGLDLRAVFSEGVLFDPEDLDIDVEAYESDVQTAAAFARNLSINAGYPTAQTVPTIIAKATGEAKSLGLHAAIENDDLMPDLVRKADAQLRAIAAQIDDEEALPEELQGVEAPAADAGAAGSEEESSDDQNGDESEAADEDEDDDDDDGDGAEGLGAMFG from the coding sequence ATGAGCGCTGAAGCACAGGCGGAAGCCGAACGCAAGACCGAGAACCTCCCCGAGTGGAAGCGCGAGGAGGTCGACGAACTCGAGACCCTCATCGACGAGTACGAGAGCGTCGGCGTCATCGGTATCACCGGCATCCCCTCGAAGCAGCTCCAGGACATGCGTCGCGGCCTCCACGGCACCGCCGTGGTCCGCGTCAGCCGCAACACGTTGCAACGACGCGCGCTCGAGTCCGGCGGACTCGACGACCTCGTCGAGCACGTCGACGGACAGGTCGGCCTCGTCGCGACGAACGCGAACCCGTTCGCGCTGTACAAGGAACTCGAGGCCTCGAAGACGCCCGCACCGATCAACGCTGGCGAAGTGGCCCCGAACGATATCGTCATCCCCGAGGGTGACACGGGGGTCGACCCCGGTCCGTTCGTAGGCGAACTCCAGCAGATCGGGGCCAACGCCCGGATCGAAGAGGGTTCGATCCAGGTCATGGAGGACTCGACCGTCCTGGAGGCCGGCGAGGAGGTCTCGGCGGATCTCGCGAACGTCCTCAACGAGCTCGGCATCGAGCCCAAGGAAGTGGGTCTCGACCTGCGCGCCGTCTTCTCCGAGGGCGTACTGTTCGATCCCGAAGACCTCGACATCGACGTCGAGGCCTACGAGAGCGACGTGCAGACGGCCGCGGCCTTCGCACGCAACCTCTCGATCAACGCGGGCTACCCGACGGCCCAGACCGTGCCGACGATCATCGCGAAGGCGACGGGCGAGGCCAAAAGCCTCGGCCTCCACGCGGCGATCGAAAACGACGACCTCATGCCCGACCTCGTCCGCAAAGCCGACGCGCAACTGCGCGCGATTGCGGCCCAGATCGACGACGAGGAGGCGCTCCCGGAGGAACTCCAGGGCGTCGAGGCCCCCGCTGCGGACGCGGGTGCGGCAGGGTCTGAGGAAGAATCGAGCGACGACCAGAACGGCGACGAGTCCGAGGCCGCTGACGAAGACGAGGACGATGACGACGATGACGGTGACGGCGCAGAAGGACTCGGCGCAATGTTCGGATAA
- a CDS encoding 50S ribosomal protein L1, translating into MANSDIETAVTRALEDAPDRNFTETVDLAINLRDLDLNEPSNRVDESVVLPSGTGQETQIVVIAEGETAVRAEEVADQVLSGSDVADLDDDDAKDLADETDFFIAEEAMMQDIARHLGTILGPRGKMPDPLSPDDDVVETVNRLKNTVQVRSRDRRTFHTRVGAEDMGAEDIADNIDVILRRLHADLEKGPQNIDSVYVKTTMGPSVEVA; encoded by the coding sequence ATGGCAAATTCGGATATCGAAACAGCAGTCACTCGCGCACTCGAGGACGCACCCGATCGGAACTTTACCGAGACGGTCGACCTCGCGATCAATCTGCGCGATCTAGACCTCAACGAACCGTCGAATCGTGTCGACGAGTCCGTCGTGTTGCCGTCTGGAACCGGCCAGGAGACCCAAATCGTCGTCATCGCCGAAGGCGAGACCGCCGTCCGCGCCGAGGAGGTCGCGGACCAGGTCCTTTCGGGGAGCGACGTGGCCGATCTGGACGACGACGACGCCAAAGATCTGGCGGACGAAACCGACTTCTTCATCGCCGAGGAGGCGATGATGCAGGACATTGCGCGGCACCTGGGGACGATCCTGGGTCCGCGAGGGAAGATGCCGGACCCGCTCTCGCCCGACGACGACGTCGTCGAGACGGTCAACCGGCTCAAGAACACCGTGCAAGTTCGTTCGCGGGACCGACGCACGTTCCACACGCGCGTGGGTGCCGAGGACATGGGCGCCGAGGACATCGCCGACAACATCGACGTCATCCTCCGGCGCTTGCACGCCGACCTCGAAAAGGGCCCACAGAACATCGACTCCGTCTACGTGAAGACGACGATGGGGCCGTCCGTGGAGGTGGCCTGA
- a CDS encoding PQQ-dependent sugar dehydrogenase: MKPNDNERTPDNEQAPDTARTTLEGTTLEETSQEKTSQQTETRRRTWPSRRTFLRATATAGAVASLSGLTVAQEETTIELGGVTSGWEGRSPSDIEGETNPTLTLEAGQTYSITWENVDGLPHDIIILDADGNDIVGTEIMSGQGETQTLEFEATEEMAEYYCSVHPGTMRGDIQIGESADGADGDETEEDVADVIGEGPTIGLERVAGGFVSPIGFETAPGQQNCYYVLDQPGQVYHVAADGGEPTEFLDLTDRMVDVGAATDAGFDERGLLGLAFHPEYQENRRLFVYYSAPLREDSSDENGTDDGADDDGNETDDGNETDDGNETDDNNETDDNGSEGSNGEDEAEESYDHTAVLAEFQATEDFASVDLETEQILIEVDQPQFNHNGGPVVFGPDGYLYWALGDGGGADDVGFGHLEDWYDENEGGNAQNTTETLLGGIHRIDVDNEGEDGKPYAIPGDNPFVDSDDGFDEYFAWGLRNPWRVSFDGEGRLFVADVGQNLYEEVNIVENGGNYGWNVKEGIECFSTADPNAPPSECPSQTPDDVRGGEPLLDPVIHYPHQVGEETIGISITGGYVYEGEGAPALEGHYVFGDWSNAFERPSGTLFASPLEEYEPMADRSEEDLWDINRLSVANAPENAINRFILSFGRDHDGELYVLTTARYTDGETGEVFRIVSEEDGEEIEPHEDSVAQEAGEEEGEGEDGEGEDESETNDDESDEGDDTEQDDGADDGNETGDGNETDDGNETDDANETESNGGSGNETA; encoded by the coding sequence ATGAAACCAAACGACAACGAACGGACGCCTGACAACGAGCAGGCGCCCGACACCGCACGGACGACACTCGAGGGGACGACGCTCGAAGAGACGTCACAGGAGAAAACGAGTCAGCAAACAGAGACTCGTCGACGAACGTGGCCGTCACGACGAACCTTCCTCCGGGCGACCGCTACGGCTGGCGCCGTGGCGAGCCTCAGCGGCCTCACCGTCGCCCAGGAAGAAACGACGATCGAACTCGGCGGCGTCACCTCAGGCTGGGAGGGGCGGTCGCCATCCGATATCGAAGGGGAGACGAATCCGACGCTGACGCTCGAGGCCGGACAGACGTATTCGATAACCTGGGAGAACGTCGACGGCTTGCCCCACGATATCATCATCCTGGACGCGGACGGGAACGATATCGTCGGGACGGAAATCATGAGCGGACAGGGCGAAACCCAGACCCTCGAGTTCGAGGCGACCGAGGAGATGGCCGAGTACTACTGTTCGGTCCATCCGGGGACGATGCGTGGCGACATCCAGATCGGTGAATCGGCCGACGGTGCCGACGGCGACGAGACTGAGGAGGACGTGGCCGACGTCATCGGCGAGGGGCCCACGATTGGTCTCGAGCGTGTCGCCGGCGGGTTCGTCTCGCCGATCGGGTTCGAAACGGCACCCGGTCAGCAAAACTGCTACTACGTGCTCGATCAACCAGGTCAGGTTTACCACGTTGCTGCCGACGGTGGCGAACCGACCGAGTTCCTCGACCTCACCGACCGGATGGTCGACGTCGGTGCTGCGACGGATGCGGGGTTCGACGAGCGTGGCCTCCTCGGACTCGCGTTCCACCCCGAGTACCAGGAGAACCGCCGGCTCTTCGTCTATTACAGCGCCCCTTTGCGTGAGGACTCGAGCGACGAGAACGGGACTGACGACGGGGCTGACGACGACGGAAACGAGACCGACGACGGAAACGAGACCGACGACGGAAACGAGACCGACGACAACAACGAGACCGACGACAACGGCAGCGAAGGCTCGAACGGCGAGGACGAAGCGGAAGAGTCCTACGACCACACAGCCGTCCTCGCTGAATTCCAGGCGACGGAGGACTTCGCGTCGGTTGACCTGGAAACGGAGCAGATTCTCATCGAAGTGGACCAACCGCAGTTCAATCACAACGGCGGCCCCGTCGTGTTCGGACCGGACGGCTATCTGTACTGGGCACTGGGCGACGGCGGCGGAGCGGACGATGTCGGCTTCGGTCACCTGGAAGACTGGTACGACGAGAACGAGGGCGGCAACGCCCAGAATACGACCGAAACCCTGCTCGGCGGGATTCACCGGATCGACGTCGACAACGAAGGCGAGGACGGGAAACCCTACGCCATCCCGGGCGACAACCCGTTCGTCGACAGCGACGACGGCTTCGACGAGTACTTCGCCTGGGGGCTTCGCAACCCGTGGCGGGTCTCGTTCGACGGAGAGGGTCGTCTCTTCGTTGCAGACGTCGGGCAGAACCTGTACGAGGAGGTAAACATCGTCGAGAACGGCGGGAACTACGGCTGGAACGTCAAGGAGGGCATCGAGTGCTTCTCGACGGCCGATCCGAACGCTCCGCCCTCGGAGTGCCCGTCGCAAACTCCCGACGACGTTCGTGGCGGCGAACCGCTGCTCGATCCCGTCATCCACTACCCACACCAGGTTGGCGAGGAGACCATTGGCATCTCGATCACCGGCGGCTACGTCTACGAGGGCGAGGGGGCACCGGCGCTCGAGGGCCACTACGTCTTCGGCGACTGGAGCAACGCGTTCGAACGACCTTCGGGGACGCTCTTCGCGTCACCGCTCGAGGAGTACGAGCCGATGGCCGATCGAAGCGAGGAGGACCTGTGGGACATCAACCGGCTCTCGGTTGCCAACGCGCCCGAGAACGCGATCAACCGGTTCATCCTCTCGTTCGGTCGGGATCACGATGGCGAGCTGTACGTCCTGACGACGGCGCGGTACACCGACGGTGAAACGGGCGAAGTGTTCCGCATCGTCTCCGAGGAGGACGGTGAGGAGATCGAACCTCACGAAGATTCGGTCGCACAGGAAGCGGGTGAGGAGGAAGGCGAAGGAGAAGACGGTGAGGGAGAAGACGAAAGCGAGACGAACGACGATGAAAGCGACGAGGGTGACGATACGGAGCAGGACGACGGGGCCGACGACGGAAACGAGACCGGCGACGGGAACGAGACCGACGACGGGAACGAGACCGACGACGCTAACGAAACCGAATCAAACGGAGGTAGCGGTAACGAGACCGCCTGA